Proteins encoded by one window of uncultured Bacteroides sp.:
- a CDS encoding ABC transporter substrate-binding protein, translating to MKKHIIVISIIFAALIFTSCKGKERIAEKNELQEINLGVMPSMDYIPFAVAQKMGIYDSLGLSVNFVRYLSPNDRDDDLKWGKLDGAITDLTRAISMQANGLGLKIIMKNDGILYLIVGKESGIKNLSDLRQTNIGISENTVTEFSTDMVLQLANILTVNVNKPNITKMPVRLEMLQNGQIDASFFPDPYATAAKSNGHKSLISTKDLGINATETVFTERAIKDKKEEIKVLVIGYNLGVNFIKTHPLKEWSDILKEDTDLPQSIIKKIPLPNYQQAELPKEKDIKASIGWLKIKQLIPESYSEKKIIDSTFVKKPLP from the coding sequence ATGAAAAAACACATCATTGTCATTTCAATTATCTTTGCTGCACTAATTTTCACTTCCTGCAAAGGGAAAGAGAGGATTGCCGAAAAGAATGAATTACAAGAAATAAATCTTGGCGTAATGCCTTCAATGGATTATATTCCTTTCGCAGTAGCTCAGAAGATGGGTATCTACGATTCATTAGGATTAAGCGTTAATTTTGTTCGTTACCTCTCACCCAATGACCGCGACGATGATTTGAAATGGGGAAAGTTAGATGGGGCTATAACCGATTTAACAAGAGCAATATCAATGCAGGCTAACGGTTTGGGACTAAAAATCATTATGAAAAATGATGGAATCCTTTATTTAATAGTAGGGAAAGAATCGGGAATAAAAAATCTTTCTGATTTGAGACAGACAAATATTGGCATTTCAGAAAACACAGTTACTGAGTTCTCTACAGATATGGTTTTACAATTAGCTAATATTTTAACCGTGAATGTAAACAAACCGAATATAACAAAAATGCCAGTCCGCCTTGAAATGCTTCAAAATGGGCAGATCGATGCTTCATTCTTCCCCGACCCTTACGCAACGGCTGCTAAAAGCAACGGGCATAAATCATTAATTTCGACAAAAGACTTAGGAATCAATGCAACAGAAACTGTTTTTACCGAAAGAGCAATAAAGGATAAAAAAGAAGAAATTAAAGTATTGGTAATAGGATATAATCTTGGAGTAAATTTCATCAAAACGCATCCTTTAAAAGAGTGGAGCGATATACTGAAAGAAGATACTGATTTGCCTCAATCGATAATTAAGAAAATACCTTTGCCCAACTACCAGCAGGCTGAACTTCCAAAAGAAAAAGACATTAAAGCAAGCATTGGCTGGCTAAAGATAAAACAATTGATTCCGGAGAGCTATAGCGAGAAAAAAATAATTGATAGTACATTCGTTAAAAAGCCCTTGCCTTAA
- a CDS encoding tetratricopeptide repeat protein, protein MNEAAINEEYERIVHFLDMKRLSEALNRMEVFTQDLSDWALKNSLEELQTSYRYMLQYMQQGITDPERNNLYRKLLATAYKITDKARIIKLTPSSSEYYYDRRRYHKFVPLRSLPAVQMELESYTEDMAVGKLLNYTEKQAADLAAIRKRHETAVSELFYILWLSEHWEAQDEEEARNFLQSSLVQINDLSLFVSALTLSLMGFFDIRKLMILFDAYQHTSNDINQRAIVGLALIIYRYDKRLALYPEVAARLKLLNEDTIFANNLNCIQIQLLRCRETEKIDKKMREEILPELMKNPNLKNVKFNHDAPDEESGQNDKNPDWEDWMDQSGLSDKLKEMNDLQMEGADVYMSTFAQLKTYPFFREMANWFYPFDIQHSSVVQTFSITPLKRDVLLDTIYQSGFFCNSDKYSFCFTMMQVPEAQREMMAQQFEAQNEAINEEKNYDKILAFAQHADTISNQYIHDLYRFFRIHPRRHEFKDPFMESLNLQHCVTLKDTVCDRTNQLTLAGYFFHKNYLIEAWLLYEEIVKDNKGDAEIFQKMGYCMQKNKGYEKAIEAYLQADILKPDSIWTNRHLAMCYRQLNQLDKALTFYQRVEAAQPDNLNVLSQIGHCLVGLKRYDEALNYFFKVEYLDSELPKIWRAIAWCSFVIGKHEQAMKYYTKLLEKETQLLDYLNAGHVAWTLGQLEKAVKMYATSLAMSDNQENFLELFNKDKEYLIKQGIKEDDIPLMLDLLRYYR, encoded by the coding sequence ATGAACGAAGCAGCCATAAACGAAGAATATGAACGGATTGTCCATTTTCTGGACATGAAAAGATTATCTGAAGCATTAAATCGCATGGAGGTCTTTACTCAGGATTTGTCCGACTGGGCTTTAAAGAACTCCCTGGAAGAATTACAAACTTCTTACAGATACATGTTACAGTATATGCAACAAGGTATTACTGACCCGGAACGCAATAACCTATACAGAAAGTTACTGGCCACAGCATATAAGATAACAGACAAAGCGCGTATCATTAAACTAACTCCGAGTTCATCAGAGTATTATTACGACCGGAGAAGATATCATAAGTTTGTGCCACTTCGTTCGCTCCCTGCTGTGCAAATGGAGCTGGAAAGTTACACCGAGGACATGGCTGTAGGCAAATTACTTAACTATACAGAAAAGCAGGCAGCAGATCTGGCAGCCATCCGCAAACGTCATGAAACTGCAGTATCCGAACTTTTCTATATTCTTTGGCTATCAGAACATTGGGAAGCACAGGATGAAGAAGAGGCACGCAATTTTCTGCAATCATCACTGGTTCAAATCAATGATCTTTCTTTATTTGTGAGCGCACTGACACTCAGTTTAATGGGATTTTTCGACATCCGCAAATTGATGATACTGTTTGATGCTTACCAACATACCTCAAATGATATTAATCAGCGGGCAATTGTGGGACTGGCACTTATCATTTACCGTTACGATAAACGTTTGGCTCTTTATCCGGAAGTAGCGGCACGTTTGAAATTACTGAACGAAGATACTATATTTGCCAATAACCTGAACTGCATACAGATTCAGCTTCTGCGTTGCCGGGAAACAGAAAAAATTGATAAAAAGATGCGTGAAGAGATTCTTCCCGAACTAATGAAGAATCCAAATTTAAAGAACGTTAAGTTCAACCATGACGCTCCCGACGAGGAAAGCGGACAAAACGATAAAAACCCCGATTGGGAAGACTGGATGGACCAATCCGGTCTGAGCGACAAGCTAAAAGAGATGAACGACCTTCAGATGGAAGGAGCTGATGTATATATGAGTACGTTTGCCCAACTGAAAACCTACCCTTTCTTCCGGGAAATGGCCAATTGGTTTTATCCGTTTGACATACAGCACTCCTCTGTTGTACAAACATTCTCAATCACTCCCTTAAAACGGGATGTGTTACTGGATACAATTTATCAGTCGGGGTTCTTCTGTAACAGCGACAAGTATTCATTCTGCTTCACCATGATGCAGGTGCCCGAAGCTCAACGGGAAATGATGGCACAGCAATTTGAAGCCCAGAACGAAGCAATCAATGAAGAGAAAAATTACGATAAAATTCTGGCTTTCGCTCAACATGCTGATACCATTAGCAATCAGTACATTCATGACCTATATAGATTCTTCAGAATTCACCCACGCAGACATGAGTTTAAAGATCCGTTCATGGAATCGCTTAACCTGCAACATTGCGTCACATTGAAAGATACTGTTTGTGACAGAACCAATCAGCTGACTCTTGCAGGATACTTCTTCCATAAGAACTATTTGATCGAGGCATGGTTGCTCTACGAGGAAATAGTAAAGGATAACAAAGGCGATGCGGAAATATTCCAGAAGATGGGTTATTGCATGCAAAAGAATAAAGGTTATGAAAAAGCAATTGAAGCATATCTTCAGGCTGATATTCTGAAACCAGACAGTATATGGACCAATCGTCATCTGGCTATGTGCTACCGTCAATTAAATCAGCTGGACAAAGCTTTGACTTTTTATCAAAGAGTTGAAGCCGCGCAACCGGATAATTTAAATGTTCTGTCACAAATAGGACACTGTTTGGTAGGACTAAAACGATATGACGAAGCATTAAACTATTTCTTCAAGGTAGAATACCTCGATTCTGAATTGCCAAAGATATGGCGTGCTATTGCCTGGTGCTCTTTTGTTATTGGCAAACATGAACAGGCTATGAAGTACTATACTAAATTACTGGAGAAAGAAACACAATTGCTGGATTACCTAAATGCCGGACACGTTGCATGGACTTTGGGTCAACTGGAAAAAGCCGTAAAAATGTATGCCACAAGTCTGGCTATGAGCGATAATCAGGAGAATTTCCTTGAATTATTTAATAAGGATAAAGAATACCTGATTAAACAAGGAATTAAAGAAGACGACATTCCTCTGATGCTCGACCTGCTAAGATATTACCGATAA
- a CDS encoding HAD-IIIA family hydrolase: MSTINYDLKKIKAMAFDVDGVLSPETIPLHPSGEPMRGVNIKDGYALQLAVKHGLHIAIITGGRTNAVRIRFEGLGIKDIYMGSCIKINDYKHFKEKYNLKDDEILFMGDDIPDLEVLQSCGLSCCPSDAVPEVKAASLYISHKNGGYGCGRDVVEQVLKAQGKWMNGEAFGW, from the coding sequence ATGAGTACAATAAATTACGATTTAAAGAAAATAAAAGCAATGGCTTTTGATGTGGATGGAGTCCTGAGCCCTGAGACAATTCCTTTGCATCCAAGTGGTGAACCAATGAGAGGCGTGAACATTAAAGATGGCTATGCTCTGCAATTGGCTGTGAAGCACGGTCTTCACATAGCAATTATTACCGGTGGACGGACAAATGCTGTACGTATTCGTTTTGAAGGCCTGGGAATAAAGGATATCTACATGGGATCGTGCATTAAAATTAATGATTACAAACACTTTAAAGAAAAATATAATCTGAAAGACGACGAGATTTTATTTATGGGAGATGATATTCCTGACCTGGAAGTACTTCAGAGTTGCGGACTCTCTTGTTGTCCTTCAGATGCTGTTCCTGAAGTAAAGGCCGCTTCACTTTATATATCTCATAAAAATGGAGGTTATGGTTGTGGTCGGGATGTTGTGGAACAAGTATTGAAGGCCCAAGGTAAGTGGATGAATGGAGAAGCTTTTGGCTGGTAA
- a CDS encoding thiamine pyrophosphate-dependent enzyme, with protein sequence MTKEDIIKPENLVYKKPKLMNNNPMHYCPGCSHGVVHKLVAEVIEEMGLEDNAIGISPVGCAVFIYNYIDIDWQEAAHGRAPAVASAIKRLWPSKLVFTYQGDGDLACIGTAETIHALNRGENITIIFINNAIYGMTGGQMAPTTLVGMKTATSPYGRDVAIHGYPLKMTEIAATLEGTAYVTRQSVQTTAAIRKTKKAIRKAFENSMNGKGSNLVEVVSTCSSGWKKSPEASNKWMEENMFPYYPLGDLKDKE encoded by the coding sequence ATGACTAAAGAAGATATAATTAAACCCGAAAACTTAGTTTATAAGAAACCAAAACTAATGAACAACAACCCGATGCATTATTGCCCGGGATGTAGTCATGGTGTAGTACATAAATTAGTAGCTGAAGTAATTGAAGAAATGGGTCTGGAAGACAATGCTATTGGAATTTCTCCTGTAGGTTGCGCTGTATTTATCTACAATTACATTGACATTGACTGGCAGGAAGCAGCTCACGGACGTGCTCCGGCTGTAGCTTCTGCAATTAAACGTCTGTGGCCTTCAAAACTGGTATTTACATATCAGGGAGATGGTGACTTGGCTTGTATCGGTACGGCCGAAACTATTCATGCTTTGAACCGAGGCGAGAATATTACAATTATCTTTATCAATAATGCTATTTACGGTATGACCGGAGGTCAGATGGCTCCTACTACTCTTGTTGGTATGAAAACTGCAACCAGCCCATACGGTCGTGATGTAGCAATACATGGCTATCCGTTAAAGATGACTGAAATTGCTGCCACACTAGAAGGTACTGCTTATGTAACCCGTCAGTCTGTTCAGACAACTGCTGCAATCCGTAAAACGAAAAAAGCAATCCGCAAAGCGTTTGAAAATTCAATGAACGGAAAAGGATCAAACTTAGTGGAAGTTGTTTCAACTTGTAGTTCGGGTTGGAAAAAGAGTCCGGAAGCATCTAACAAATGGATGGAAGAGAACATGTTCCCATATTATCCGTTAGGCGATTTAAAAGATAAAGAATAA
- a CDS encoding phenylalanine--tRNA ligase subunit alpha translates to MIAKIKQLLEEVETLKAANAEELEALRIKYLSKKGAINDLMTDFRNVAAEQKKEVGMRLNELKTKAQERINVLKESFESQDNSACDLDLTRSAYPVDLGTRHPLSIVKNEIIDIFGRLGFSIAEGPEIEDDWHVFSALNFAEDHPARDMQDTFFIESHPDIILRTHTSSVQSRVMEVTQPPIRIICPGRVYRNEAISYRAHCFFHQVEALYIDKDVSFTDLKQVLLLFAKEMFGADTKIRLRPSYFPFTEPSAEMDISCNICGGKGCPFCKHTGWVEILGCGMVDPNVLESNGIDSKVYSGYALGMGIERITNLKYQVKDLRMFSENDTRFLKEFEAAN, encoded by the coding sequence ATGATAGCTAAAATCAAGCAACTACTTGAAGAAGTTGAAACATTAAAAGCTGCTAATGCAGAAGAGTTAGAAGCTCTCCGCATTAAGTATTTAAGTAAAAAGGGAGCAATCAATGATTTGATGACTGATTTCCGTAACGTAGCAGCTGAACAGAAAAAGGAAGTTGGAATGAGACTGAATGAGCTTAAAACAAAAGCTCAGGAACGTATCAATGTTCTGAAAGAATCTTTTGAAAGTCAGGACAATAGTGCTTGCGATTTAGATTTAACCCGTTCTGCTTATCCTGTAGATTTGGGAACCCGCCATCCATTGTCTATTGTCAAGAATGAAATCATTGATATTTTTGGCCGTCTGGGATTCAGTATTGCAGAGGGACCAGAGATTGAAGATGACTGGCATGTATTCTCTGCACTGAACTTTGCAGAAGACCATCCGGCCAGAGACATGCAGGATACGTTCTTCATTGAATCTCATCCTGATATTATTCTGCGTACACATACTTCATCTGTACAAAGCCGTGTAATGGAAGTTACACAACCTCCTATCCGCATTATTTGTCCGGGACGTGTATACCGTAACGAAGCAATTAGCTACCGTGCACACTGTTTCTTCCATCAGGTAGAAGCTCTTTATATTGATAAAGATGTATCTTTCACTGATCTGAAACAAGTTCTTCTGCTTTTTGCAAAAGAGATGTTTGGTGCAGATACAAAGATTCGTCTCCGTCCAAGTTATTTCCCATTTACTGAGCCTAGTGCCGAAATGGATATCAGCTGTAACATCTGTGGCGGTAAAGGTTGTCCTTTCTGTAAACACACCGGATGGGTGGAAATCCTTGGTTGCGGAATGGTTGATCCTAACGTTCTTGAAAGCAACGGAATAGACAGTAAGGTTTACTCTGGTTATGCTTTAGGAATGGGTATTGAACGAATCACCAATCTAAAATATCAGGTAAAAGACCTTCGAATGTTCTCAGAGAACGATACACGATTCCTGAAAGAGTTCGAAGCGGCAAACTAA
- a CDS encoding MFS transporter: protein MAKDKLVTRSYIFILAANFLLYFGFYLLLPILPFYLTEVFHSSNATIGLILSCYTIAALCIRPFSGYLLDTFARKPLYLFAYFIFTGIFAGYLFAGALTLFTILRIFHGFAFGTVTVGGNTIVIDIMPSSRRGEGLGYYGMMNNTAMSIGPMVGLFLHEVYSFEVIFTCAFISCSIGLLMALLVKTPAKQPVKREAISLDRFILIKGIPAGIDLMLLSVPYGMTTTYVAIYAKDMGITSGTGLFFTFMAIGMAVSRLFSGRQVDKGRILAVISWGMYLVCFCYFLLAACNILMEYNSLITTGIFFAIALLLGIGFGTMFPAFNTLFVNLAPNAQRGTATSTYLTSWDMGIGTGVLAGGYIGQIATFDKAFFFGACLTVFSVIYFKVKVAPHFEKNKLR, encoded by the coding sequence ATGGCAAAAGACAAACTGGTTACCCGCAGTTATATCTTTATCCTTGCGGCGAATTTTCTATTGTACTTTGGCTTTTATCTACTACTACCCATACTTCCTTTTTATCTCACGGAAGTTTTTCATTCAAGTAATGCTACTATAGGACTTATTCTGTCCTGCTATACCATCGCGGCACTTTGTATACGTCCCTTTTCGGGATATCTGCTTGATACATTTGCCAGAAAACCGCTCTATCTATTTGCCTATTTCATCTTTACCGGAATATTTGCAGGCTATCTGTTTGCAGGCGCGCTCACATTATTCACTATTCTGAGAATTTTTCACGGCTTTGCTTTCGGCACAGTAACGGTAGGTGGAAATACTATTGTGATAGATATTATGCCTTCTTCCAGAAGAGGTGAAGGATTAGGCTATTATGGCATGATGAACAATACCGCCATGAGTATAGGCCCTATGGTTGGATTGTTTTTACACGAAGTTTACTCGTTTGAGGTAATCTTCACCTGTGCTTTTATTTCCTGTAGCATTGGTCTTTTGATGGCCCTTCTGGTAAAAACACCGGCAAAACAGCCGGTAAAACGGGAAGCTATCTCATTGGACAGATTTATTCTGATAAAAGGAATTCCGGCAGGGATAGACTTAATGCTGCTTTCTGTTCCTTATGGCATGACCACGACCTACGTAGCGATATATGCAAAAGATATGGGGATAACCAGCGGAACTGGTTTGTTCTTCACCTTTATGGCAATTGGCATGGCTGTTTCACGCCTGTTTTCGGGAAGACAAGTTGACAAAGGACGAATATTGGCAGTGATTTCCTGGGGAATGTATCTGGTTTGCTTCTGTTACTTTTTACTCGCGGCCTGCAACATATTAATGGAATATAATAGTTTGATTACTACCGGAATATTCTTTGCCATAGCACTTTTATTAGGTATTGGCTTTGGAACCATGTTTCCTGCATTCAATACCCTTTTTGTAAATCTGGCTCCAAACGCTCAACGGGGAACTGCCACTTCCACCTACCTTACTTCATGGGATATGGGTATTGGAACCGGAGTGCTCGCTGGAGGTTATATAGGGCAAATAGCGACCTTTGACAAAGCTTTTTTCTTTGGAGCATGCCTCACTGTATTTTCCGTAATCTATTTCAAGGTAAAGGTTGCCCCTCACTTTGAGAAAAACAAATTAAGATAA
- a CDS encoding phosphoglycerate kinase, translated as MQTIEKFNFAGKKAFVRVDFNVPLDENFNITDDNRIRAALPTLKKIIADGGSLIIGSHLGRPKGATDKFSLKHIISRVSELLGVEVQFASDCMGDEPAAKAAALKPGEALLLENLRFYAEEEGKPRGLADDATDEEKAAAKKAVKESQKNFTKALASYADCYVNDAFGTAHRAHASTALIAKYFDTDNKMFGFLMNKEVVAVEKVMKDINRPFTAIMGGSKVSSKIEIIENLLSKVDNLIIAGGMTYTFTKAMGGKIGISLCEDDKLDLALELVEKAKANNVNLVLAVDAKIADSFSNDANTQFVPVGEIPDGWEGLDIGPKTEAIFADVIKNSKTILWNGPTGVFEFENFTSGSRAVGEAIVEATKNGAFSLVGGGDSVACVNKFGLADGVSYVSTGGGALLEAIEGKILPGIAAIQEA; from the coding sequence ATGCAAACAATTGAAAAATTCAACTTTGCCGGCAAAAAGGCATTTGTTAGAGTGGACTTTAATGTTCCATTGGATGAAAACTTCAACATCACAGACGACAATCGTATCCGTGCCGCCCTTCCTACATTAAAGAAGATTATCGCTGACGGCGGTAGCCTTATTATTGGTTCTCACCTCGGACGTCCGAAAGGAGCAACTGACAAATTCTCATTAAAACATATTATAAGCCGCGTTTCTGAGTTACTTGGCGTAGAAGTACAATTTGCCAGTGACTGCATGGGCGACGAGCCAGCTGCTAAAGCTGCTGCTTTGAAACCAGGTGAAGCATTGTTGCTTGAAAACCTTCGTTTCTATGCAGAAGAAGAAGGCAAACCAAGAGGTCTTGCTGATGATGCAACTGACGAAGAAAAAGCTGCAGCTAAGAAAGCTGTAAAAGAAAGTCAGAAGAACTTTACCAAAGCTCTTGCTTCTTACGCTGATTGCTATGTAAACGACGCTTTCGGTACTGCTCACCGTGCACACGCTTCTACAGCGCTTATCGCTAAATATTTTGACACTGACAATAAGATGTTCGGTTTCTTAATGAACAAAGAAGTTGTAGCTGTAGAAAAAGTAATGAAAGACATTAATCGTCCTTTCACTGCTATCATGGGTGGTTCTAAAGTTTCTTCCAAAATTGAAATTATTGAAAACCTACTTTCTAAAGTTGACAACCTGATCATTGCAGGTGGTATGACTTATACTTTCACTAAAGCAATGGGTGGCAAGATTGGTATCTCTCTTTGCGAAGATGACAAACTTGATCTGGCTCTTGAATTAGTTGAAAAAGCAAAGGCTAACAACGTGAACCTTGTATTGGCTGTAGATGCTAAAATTGCAGACAGCTTCTCAAACGATGCTAACACTCAGTTTGTTCCAGTAGGTGAAATTCCTGACGGATGGGAAGGTCTTGATATCGGTCCTAAGACTGAAGCTATATTTGCTGACGTTATCAAGAATTCTAAAACTATTCTTTGGAATGGTCCTACAGGTGTATTTGAATTTGAAAACTTTACTTCAGGTTCTCGTGCTGTAGGTGAAGCAATTGTTGAAGCAACTAAAAACGGAGCATTCTCTCTTGTTGGCGGTGGCGACTCTGTAGCTTGTGTAAACAAGTTCGGTTTAGCTGATGGCGTATCATATGTATCAACTGGTGGTGGTGCATTATTGGAAGCTATCGAAGGAAAAATTCTTCCGGGAATCGCTGCTATTCAAGAAGCATAA
- a CDS encoding Maf-like protein has translation MLDNLEKYKIVLASNSPRRRELMTGLGVKYTVKTLPDIEESFPDGLAAEEIPVHIAKGKADAYMHLIKPDQLIITADTIVWLDGDVLGKPQDDDEAKKMLRCLSGKTHQVITGVCLTTKTFQKSFSSVSEVTFAKLSDEEIDYYVGHYHPLDKAGAYGVQEWIGFVGVEKISGSYFNVMGLPIQRLYRELKTL, from the coding sequence ATGCTGGATAACTTAGAAAAATATAAGATTGTGCTTGCCTCTAATTCTCCAAGAAGAAGAGAACTGATGACGGGGCTGGGAGTGAAGTATACTGTAAAAACGTTGCCCGATATAGAAGAGTCGTTTCCTGATGGCCTTGCTGCCGAAGAAATACCTGTTCATATTGCTAAAGGAAAAGCGGATGCCTATATGCATCTGATTAAACCCGATCAACTTATTATTACTGCCGATACAATTGTGTGGCTGGATGGTGATGTGTTGGGAAAGCCACAAGATGATGATGAAGCAAAAAAGATGCTTCGCTGCCTTTCCGGTAAAACACATCAGGTGATTACGGGAGTTTGTCTCACAACAAAAACATTTCAGAAGAGTTTTTCATCCGTTAGTGAGGTTACATTTGCCAAACTTAGTGATGAAGAAATTGATTACTATGTTGGTCACTACCATCCTTTAGATAAAGCTGGTGCGTATGGTGTTCAGGAGTGGATTGGTTTTGTTGGCGTTGAGAAAATATCGGGTTCATACTTTAATGTGATGGGTTTGCCTATTCAGCGCCTATACCGTGAACTAAAAACTTTATAA
- the nth gene encoding endonuclease III: protein MRKKELYNKVIEWFKENMPVAETELNYKSPYELLVAVILSAQCTDKRVNLITPKLFQDFPTSEAMAVSSPEVIFEYIRSVSYPNNKAKHLVGMARMLHNDFHDEVPSDLDLLEKMPGVGRKTANVIRAVIFNKEAMPVDTHVFRVSNRIGLTTDSKTPLSTEKELVKYIPGELLPIAHHWLILHGRYVCTARNPKCDICGLKLLCKYYKSEYYVIN from the coding sequence ATGAGAAAGAAAGAGCTATACAACAAAGTAATAGAGTGGTTCAAAGAGAATATGCCTGTGGCCGAAACTGAATTGAATTATAAAAGTCCTTATGAACTGTTGGTTGCAGTAATTCTTTCTGCACAGTGCACAGATAAACGGGTAAATTTAATTACTCCCAAACTATTTCAGGACTTTCCTACTTCCGAAGCAATGGCTGTAAGCTCGCCGGAAGTTATCTTTGAATACATAAGAAGTGTTTCTTATCCGAACAACAAAGCCAAGCATCTGGTAGGGATGGCCAGAATGCTGCATAATGATTTCCATGATGAAGTGCCATCCGATCTTGATTTATTGGAAAAGATGCCTGGAGTAGGGAGAAAGACAGCCAACGTGATTCGTGCAGTTATTTTCAACAAAGAGGCAATGCCGGTAGACACACATGTGTTCAGGGTATCAAACCGCATTGGTCTGACTACAGATTCCAAAACACCACTTTCCACGGAAAAAGAATTAGTAAAATACATACCTGGTGAATTACTTCCCATTGCTCATCACTGGCTTATTCTTCACGGAAGATATGTTTGCACGGCAAGAAATCCTAAATGTGACATCTGCGGATTAAAATTGCTATGTAAGTATTACAAAAGTGAATATTATGTGATAAATTGA
- a CDS encoding 2-oxoacid:acceptor oxidoreductase family protein, which produces MKEEIIIAGFGGQGVLSMGKILAYSGLMENKEVSWMPAYGPEQRGGTANVTVIVSDEKISSPILSKYDTAIILNQPSLEKFENKVKPGGILIYDGYGIVVPPTRTDIEIYRIDAMDAANEMNNAKAFNMIVLGGLLKLRPIVTIESVIKGLKKTLPERHHHLIPMNEAAIQKGMELIKKI; this is translated from the coding sequence ATGAAAGAAGAAATAATCATAGCTGGATTTGGTGGACAAGGTGTATTGTCTATGGGTAAAATCCTTGCCTATTCCGGCTTAATGGAAAATAAAGAAGTGTCCTGGATGCCAGCTTATGGGCCAGAGCAAAGAGGAGGTACAGCTAATGTAACAGTTATTGTTAGTGATGAGAAAATTTCCTCTCCTATCTTAAGCAAATATGATACTGCGATCATTTTAAACCAACCTTCTCTGGAGAAATTCGAGAATAAGGTAAAACCTGGTGGCATATTGATTTATGATGGATATGGTATTGTAGTTCCACCTACACGTACAGATATTGAAATTTACCGCATAGACGCTATGGATGCTGCCAACGAGATGAACAATGCTAAAGCATTCAACATGATTGTATTAGGAGGATTATTAAAACTTCGTCCTATTGTAACCATAGAAAGTGTTATTAAGGGATTGAAAAAGACTCTTCCGGAACGTCATCATCACTTGATTCCGATGAATGAAGCCGCTATTCAAAAAGGAATGGAATTAATTAAGAAAATATGA
- a CDS encoding arsinothricin resistance N-acetyltransferase ArsN1 family B — MIRNVKVEDAEAICNIYNHYVLNTAITFETEAVSVEEMGNRIREISSKYPYLVYEENSQVVGYCYVNTWKNRCAYSSTAEASVYLSKNCTGKGIGRSLYSTLLPELKKTSLHAITAGIALPNEPSIKLHESAGFKKVAHFEETGRKFDQWIDVAYWELIIK; from the coding sequence ATGATAAGAAACGTAAAAGTGGAAGATGCTGAAGCTATATGCAACATCTACAATCATTATGTATTAAATACTGCAATTACATTTGAAACAGAAGCAGTATCAGTTGAAGAAATGGGTAATCGAATTCGGGAAATATCCAGTAAATATCCGTATTTGGTGTATGAAGAAAATTCTCAGGTAGTGGGCTATTGCTATGTAAATACCTGGAAAAACAGATGTGCCTACAGCAGTACTGCCGAAGCATCTGTCTATTTAAGCAAAAACTGCACAGGAAAAGGCATAGGCCGTAGTCTTTACAGTACATTACTGCCTGAATTAAAGAAGACTTCGCTTCATGCAATTACTGCGGGTATTGCGCTACCTAATGAACCAAGTATTAAGCTTCACGAAAGTGCAGGTTTTAAAAAGGTTGCCCACTTTGAAGAAACCGGAAGAAAGTTTGATCAATGGATTGATGTTGCCTACTGGGAACTTATAATCAAATAA